The following proteins are co-located in the Gloeocapsa sp. PCC 7428 genome:
- a CDS encoding ABC transporter substrate-binding protein, with protein sequence MLRAAHYSRLKLIALSILSCLLVTACGTIQQINSSNTSIAANCQIVKHDVGETEICGQPESVAALSPPLLDILLSLGIQPTAYAEVDPLRDRIFSRPSEQIPYLGKRVTTQPINLGDRNNPSIETLLQLKPDLILGENYLEINYKLYSKIAPTLLYEVQGDRWQQVILQIGQALGREAQAQQTLLNHNQRLAQIKAQLAPAIAQQKILVLGFANEISSSFLFDRNDFVCGLLADLGFQVVNPEEERSSGIFSVEVLPQIDTDMILVLPSGENTIDNAKRQWSQNRILRSLRAFQNQKVYFIDYQITRIRGPIAAEVFINQMQQLLQPS encoded by the coding sequence GTGTTACGAGCCGCACATTACAGCCGACTAAAACTGATCGCATTGAGTATTCTTTCTTGCTTGCTAGTAACGGCTTGTGGCACAATTCAACAAATTAATTCTTCTAATACTTCAATAGCAGCAAACTGCCAAATTGTCAAGCACGATGTTGGTGAAACTGAAATCTGCGGTCAACCAGAAAGCGTTGCGGCGCTGAGTCCGCCACTACTCGATATTTTATTATCACTAGGGATACAACCCACCGCGTATGCGGAAGTCGATCCGTTGCGCGATCGCATCTTTAGTCGCCCTAGCGAACAAATTCCCTATTTAGGCAAACGCGTCACAACTCAACCTATTAATTTAGGCGATCGCAACAACCCATCTATAGAAACACTGCTGCAACTAAAACCTGACTTGATTTTGGGTGAAAATTACCTTGAAATTAACTACAAACTATATTCTAAAATTGCTCCAACGCTACTATATGAGGTACAAGGCGATCGCTGGCAACAAGTTATTTTGCAAATCGGTCAAGCTTTAGGACGCGAAGCGCAAGCACAGCAAACTCTTCTCAATCATAACCAGCGACTTGCGCAAATCAAAGCACAGTTAGCACCTGCGATCGCACAACAGAAAATTCTTGTTTTGGGCTTTGCTAACGAAATTTCCAGTTCATTCTTATTTGATCGCAACGATTTTGTCTGCGGCTTACTTGCAGATTTAGGTTTTCAAGTTGTCAATCCTGAAGAAGAACGTAGTAGCGGTATCTTTTCGGTGGAAGTATTACCGCAAATTGACACCGATATGATTTTAGTATTACCTTCAGGAGAAAATACGATAGACAATGCTAAACGCCAGTGGAGTCAAAATCGAATTTTGCGATCGCTTCGGGCGTTCCAGAATCAAAAAGTTTACTTCATCGATTACCAAATTACGCGTATTCGCGGACCAATTGCTGCTGAAGTGTTTATTAATCAAATGCAACAATTGCTGCAACCAAGTTAA
- a CDS encoding ABC transporter substrate-binding protein, producing MQIPKNATKSLQLFFLAILLTIWIAACQGRVDNSSLRNESSSNCRIIQHAMGETCVPLNPQRVIALRLVDNVIALGIKPVGATFVETGIDSLLPQTTQIANIGTRSQPDLESILRLKPDLILGLDWDAPAYKQLSQIAPTVLVASGDDLDWKRWFKIYAEALGRTQEADKIMTTYTWRIADLRKQLGNRLSTTQVSVVSFWADAARIYLKQSFSGQIINDVGLARPTAQNQQKVNENLSLELIPQMDGDVMFLMADRSASKLAEFTNHPLWSQLKVVQQRRVYEVDGEAWVSQWTTVAANRVFDDLYKYLIDEWK from the coding sequence GTGCAGATTCCCAAGAATGCAACTAAATCGCTGCAATTATTTTTCCTGGCAATTCTATTAACTATTTGGATTGCAGCTTGCCAAGGTAGAGTTGATAACTCAAGTCTGAGAAATGAGTCATCAAGCAACTGCCGCATTATACAGCACGCAATGGGCGAAACCTGCGTTCCACTCAATCCCCAACGGGTCATTGCACTCAGGCTCGTCGATAATGTTATCGCATTAGGCATCAAGCCAGTCGGGGCAACGTTTGTCGAGACGGGTATTGACTCGCTACTTCCACAAACAACCCAAATTGCGAATATTGGTACGCGCAGTCAACCCGACTTAGAGAGTATCTTACGCCTGAAGCCCGATCTCATTTTAGGCTTAGATTGGGATGCGCCTGCTTACAAGCAACTATCACAAATTGCACCCACCGTACTAGTCGCAAGCGGCGATGATTTGGATTGGAAACGGTGGTTTAAAATTTATGCTGAAGCGTTAGGGAGAACCCAGGAAGCTGATAAGATTATGACTACTTATACATGGCGAATTGCTGATTTACGGAAACAGCTAGGGAATCGCTTATCAACAACGCAGGTATCGGTAGTCAGCTTTTGGGCAGACGCGGCTCGAATTTACTTAAAGCAATCTTTTAGCGGACAGATTATTAATGATGTTGGTTTAGCACGTCCTACTGCACAAAACCAGCAAAAAGTCAATGAAAATTTATCCTTAGAACTAATTCCCCAAATGGATGGTGACGTTATGTTTTTAATGGCAGATCGTTCAGCATCCAAGCTAGCTGAATTTACCAATCATCCTTTGTGGTCGCAACTGAAAGTTGTTCAGCAACGCCGAGTTTATGAAGTTGATGGCGAAGCCTGGGTTTCGCAATGGACTACGGTAGCAGCTAACCGAGTTTTCGATGATTTGTACAAGTATTTAATCGATGAGTGGAAGTAA
- a CDS encoding sucrase ferredoxin, with the protein MSATQFFCAESSRQAGIDIIGSASTHEIYIAIECPTPWAADDLDSPGVPANLRQLGEEVYNDYDRLQTRFLLIYNESLKAPDYTRILIFRKVSGLTNGYSQQEFHVADIEQVAPLIKDYLTGHPTTTSQESATRDFLICTHGSHDKCCAKYGNPFYRQTLATVAERSLDRVRVWQASHIGGHRFAPTAIDFPTGRYYGYLDQTALVSILTRTGEIQCLKSVYRGWGMLPWAAQFLEKELILMHGWQWFDYKVTAQVLEHDEEEIFNRVELSFETPANEQQTYTADIVADVSKTVYLKGSCSSQQESEVTPYIVKNLTRIQ; encoded by the coding sequence ATGAGTGCAACGCAATTTTTCTGTGCTGAAAGTTCGCGTCAAGCTGGAATTGATATCATTGGTTCGGCTTCAACGCATGAAATCTATATTGCCATTGAATGTCCCACACCTTGGGCAGCGGATGACCTCGATTCCCCAGGTGTTCCTGCTAACTTACGTCAGTTGGGAGAAGAAGTCTACAATGATTACGATCGCCTCCAAACAAGATTTCTGCTAATCTATAACGAAAGCCTCAAAGCGCCTGATTACACAAGAATTCTAATTTTTCGTAAGGTATCCGGACTTACCAACGGCTACAGTCAACAAGAATTTCACGTCGCAGATATCGAGCAAGTTGCTCCTTTGATTAAAGATTACTTGACTGGTCATCCAACTACAACATCGCAAGAAAGCGCAACGCGAGATTTCTTGATTTGCACGCATGGCAGCCATGATAAATGTTGTGCTAAGTATGGTAATCCTTTTTATCGACAGACTTTAGCAACAGTCGCTGAGCGATCGCTCGATCGCGTTCGTGTTTGGCAAGCAAGTCACATCGGCGGACATCGTTTCGCACCAACTGCGATTGACTTTCCCACAGGTAGATACTACGGCTACCTCGATCAAACGGCGCTTGTCTCCATTTTGACACGTACAGGCGAGATTCAATGTCTCAAATCAGTCTATCGAGGTTGGGGAATGTTACCTTGGGCGGCTCAGTTTTTAGAAAAAGAACTTATACTGATGCATGGTTGGCAATGGTTTGATTACAAAGTTACAGCACAAGTTTTAGAGCATGATGAAGAGGAGATATTTAACCGAGTTGAACTCAGCTTTGAAACTCCTGCAAATGAGCAGCAAACTTACACTGCTGATATAGTTGCAGATGTTAGCAAAACGGTGTATCTCAAAGGATCGTGCAGTAGTCAACAAGAATCAGAAGTGACACCATACATTGTCAAAAATCTGACTCGGATTCAATAG
- a CDS encoding AraC family transcriptional regulator: MTITLFSKDYEELWQDTCNLQQITLADSNEAVRMCSQQLGFGYIRTIDLRDIELSIFNYQVHEDLNVIFDFPPGDSWLEFGFHLSGKRSGKRTGQNFVTWGTSLESEIWVSETSADEPILKVDISLEPYRKQLKDFVTGDLNRFPTELQQLVEGDDSVCYGEIGTVTPAMRLVVEQILYCPYQGMTKQIYLESKCLELIALKIEQLAETQLSSTSDAMRLKLDDIDRIYHAKNIIVNNLDNPPSLSELAKQVELNECTLKRGFRQVFHTTVFGYLHQIRMEQAYQLLVAGNANVTQAAKAVGYASTTSFSAAFRKKFGKNPCAYRRSRFTEYI, from the coding sequence GTGACTATTACACTCTTTAGCAAAGACTACGAAGAACTGTGGCAAGACACTTGTAATTTACAACAGATAACGCTTGCAGATAGTAATGAAGCTGTAAGAATGTGTTCTCAACAGCTTGGTTTCGGTTACATCCGCACAATTGATCTGCGTGATATCGAACTTAGTATTTTTAACTATCAAGTGCATGAAGATCTCAATGTGATCTTTGATTTTCCTCCTGGTGATTCTTGGCTAGAGTTTGGCTTTCATCTATCAGGAAAACGTAGCGGTAAGCGCACAGGACAAAACTTTGTCACCTGGGGAACAAGCTTAGAATCAGAGATTTGGGTGAGTGAAACATCAGCAGACGAGCCAATATTAAAGGTAGATATTTCGCTAGAACCGTACAGAAAGCAGTTAAAGGATTTCGTCACAGGCGATCTCAACCGATTTCCAACGGAACTGCAACAGCTTGTCGAAGGCGACGATTCAGTATGTTACGGCGAAATTGGAACAGTTACACCTGCAATGCGCTTAGTAGTAGAGCAGATTTTGTACTGTCCCTATCAAGGAATGACGAAGCAGATTTATCTTGAAAGCAAGTGTTTAGAATTAATTGCGCTCAAAATAGAACAATTGGCAGAAACTCAATTGAGCAGTACAAGTGATGCTATGCGTTTGAAGTTGGATGATATCGACCGGATTTATCATGCTAAAAATATCATTGTCAACAATCTTGACAATCCACCCTCACTCTCAGAATTAGCAAAACAAGTTGAGTTGAATGAATGTACTCTCAAGCGGGGTTTTCGACAAGTGTTTCATACAACCGTGTTCGGTTACTTGCATCAAATTAGAATGGAGCAAGCTTATCAATTATTAGTCGCAGGCAACGCTAACGTTACACAAGCAGCTAAAGCCGTTGGTTACGCAAGTACAACTTCGTTTAGTGCTGCATTTCGCAAGAAATTTGGTAAAAATCCCTGCGCGTATCGGCGATCGCGTTTTACAGAGTATATTTAA
- a CDS encoding DUF86 domain-containing protein, whose amino-acid sequence MSSRNWQLRVQDILTAIVEIQQRTIHITFEDFEQDKTLVKAVLYDFIIIGEATRNIPTEIKSRYPQIPWRLMSDMRNVFAHEYFQIDIMRVWLTVFTDLPSLIPQLETLLEQETTEK is encoded by the coding sequence GTGTCTTCTAGGAACTGGCAACTACGGGTTCAGGATATATTAACAGCCATTGTTGAAATTCAGCAGCGTACAATTCATATAACATTTGAGGATTTTGAGCAAGACAAAACGCTTGTCAAAGCAGTTTTGTACGACTTTATTATTATTGGTGAGGCAACTAGAAATATCCCTACTGAGATTAAAAGTCGCTATCCTCAGATTCCTTGGCGATTGATGAGCGATATGCGAAACGTATTCGCTCATGAGTATTTTCAAATTGATATTATGCGAGTCTGGCTAACAGTTTTTACTGATTTACCTTCTCTAATACCGCAGTTAGAAACGTTGTTGGAGCAAGAAACAACAGAAAAGTAG
- a CDS encoding nucleotidyltransferase family protein, which yields MRRDQVLSIVKLHREQLQQLGVDSLEIFGSVARDEAKSNSDVDFLVKFTEKGGLFQLFQVQHYLEEVLGCAVDLGTHDALREHLREPVTRDVIRVF from the coding sequence ATGCGGCGCGATCAAGTCTTGTCGATTGTCAAATTGCATCGAGAGCAATTGCAGCAATTAGGTGTAGACTCTTTAGAAATCTTTGGTTCGGTGGCGCGAGACGAAGCTAAGTCGAACAGTGATGTAGATTTTCTCGTGAAATTTACTGAAAAAGGTGGGCTGTTCCAGTTATTCCAAGTACAGCATTATTTAGAAGAGGTTTTAGGTTGTGCAGTTGACTTAGGGACACATGATGCTTTGAGAGAACACTTGCGAGAACCCGTCACCAGGGATGTCATTCGTGTCTTCTAG
- a CDS encoding TonB-dependent receptor domain-containing protein, with product MMRQQYLLLVLGISVIPILVTQAVRAEVELEEIKNSHRVSALQRDRTLKLAQAIIQVTSVQVYSTDTGVEVVLETPTGALSVPTTQTIDNTLIAEIPNAVLVLPDANEFQATNPIEGITAVMVRNITGSRVQVTITGLEAPLVAEVSTAEQALILSVTPTSELDSTTTENEPIEIVVTATRTEEELQNVPRSVTVLERDQIQEQARFGRDLADILTQLVPGSTQPTGRPSNFTLRGRDASIVIDGIPQNTNNNQTFIAPLASIDPEAIDRIEIIRGPNAIYGGQATGGLINIITRRPTEDRLTSTVELGTTAAAGGGDSFLIGDSFGYNVQYSLSGTEGAVDWLGSLASTWTGGFFDAEGDRVGNNFGLDDTNTFDGLVKLGVNLDEQQRLQLTFNHYNLSQDTDFISDESIADIPGIQTARLVRIPPGTTVIGSEAGYFYTTTNTTLSYSHENLLGSRVQSQLFYRLFKTGGGIPFDERPFSGTVISNSRGETEQWGGRVQIETPFNSERTASLLWGVDYVHEDISQNFDIFDPEELDASGGLIYRKIDEALFIPPYTLDDLGIFAQLQWQIGDRITLNSGARYVNLTINTEDYTTFDDGRDVEGGTINTDDIVFNAGAVYNFTDALSVFASFAQGFSLPDVGRILRRPPEGFASLTADLDITSPQKVDNYELGIRGVWNSLQASLAGFYNYSSLGLDLVPLPGLQGGAYRIVRAPQRVYGVEATIDWQADQNWRLGGSASWQEGENDEDEDGEFLALNSTVIAPFKLTAYVEHETLPGWRNRLQLLYSGSRSRAFEDGVEGAAIESYVTVDYFSSISLFGGELLIGIQNLFNADYFPVFSQYFAPIYDPLNYKGQGRTISASYRITF from the coding sequence ATGATGCGGCAGCAATATTTACTTCTTGTTTTGGGTATAAGTGTTATTCCAATATTAGTCACTCAAGCGGTTAGGGCAGAAGTAGAACTAGAAGAAATAAAGAATTCGCATCGTGTATCAGCACTTCAGCGCGATCGCACTCTAAAACTAGCACAAGCAATTATTCAAGTCACATCTGTACAAGTCTACTCTACCGATACAGGCGTTGAAGTTGTTTTAGAAACTCCCACAGGTGCGTTATCGGTTCCCACAACACAAACCATTGACAATACACTGATTGCAGAGATTCCCAATGCTGTTTTGGTACTACCAGACGCTAATGAATTTCAAGCTACCAATCCTATAGAGGGAATTACAGCGGTTATGGTGAGAAACATCACCGGAAGCCGCGTTCAAGTAACAATTACAGGCTTAGAAGCGCCGCTAGTAGCCGAGGTAAGCACAGCAGAACAAGCATTGATCCTCAGCGTGACTCCTACATCAGAGTTAGATAGCACTACAACTGAGAATGAACCGATTGAGATTGTTGTGACAGCGACGCGAACCGAAGAAGAATTACAAAATGTACCGCGTAGCGTCACAGTGCTTGAACGCGACCAAATTCAAGAACAAGCGCGTTTTGGTCGGGACTTAGCAGACATTTTAACGCAGTTAGTCCCTGGTTCAACGCAGCCGACAGGTCGTCCGAGTAACTTTACTTTAAGAGGGCGCGATGCTTCGATTGTGATTGACGGTATCCCCCAAAATACGAACAATAATCAAACATTTATTGCACCGCTTGCCTCAATTGACCCTGAAGCGATTGACCGAATTGAAATCATTCGCGGTCCAAATGCGATTTATGGCGGACAAGCAACCGGAGGACTAATCAATATTATCACCCGTAGACCAACTGAAGACCGCTTGACTTCGACGGTAGAACTGGGAACAACCGCAGCGGCTGGTGGTGGCGATTCATTTCTGATTGGTGATAGTTTTGGGTATAATGTTCAATACTCACTTTCTGGTACAGAAGGCGCGGTTGACTGGTTAGGTAGCCTCGCATCAACGTGGACAGGTGGCTTTTTTGATGCAGAAGGCGATCGCGTCGGCAATAATTTCGGCTTAGACGATACCAATACTTTTGATGGATTGGTCAAACTTGGAGTCAACTTAGACGAACAACAACGCTTGCAACTTACATTCAATCACTACAATTTAAGCCAAGATACCGATTTTATTTCGGATGAAAGCATTGCAGACATACCAGGAATTCAAACTGCACGCCTAGTTAGAATTCCGCCAGGAACAACCGTCATCGGATCGGAAGCAGGATATTTCTACACCACTACGAATACAACACTCAGTTACTCGCACGAAAATCTTCTCGGAAGTCGAGTCCAAAGTCAGTTATTCTATCGTCTGTTTAAAACTGGCGGTGGTATTCCTTTTGATGAGCGACCTTTTAGTGGCACTGTGATTAGCAATTCTCGAGGGGAAACCGAACAGTGGGGCGGACGAGTGCAAATCGAAACGCCGTTTAATTCTGAACGGACAGCAAGTTTACTTTGGGGTGTGGATTACGTTCATGAAGACATCTCGCAGAACTTCGATATTTTTGACCCAGAAGAACTTGACGCAAGCGGTGGGTTGATTTACCGAAAAATTGACGAAGCATTATTTATCCCACCCTATACGCTCGATGATTTGGGAATTTTTGCGCAGCTACAATGGCAAATTGGCGATCGCATTACGCTCAATAGCGGCGCACGTTACGTAAACTTGACGATCAACACCGAAGACTATACCACGTTTGATGATGGTAGAGATGTCGAAGGTGGAACGATCAACACCGATGATATTGTGTTTAATGCAGGAGCCGTATATAATTTTACTGATGCACTCAGCGTTTTTGCTAGCTTCGCGCAAGGCTTCTCGCTTCCAGATGTCGGTCGCATTCTCCGCCGTCCACCAGAAGGTTTTGCAAGTTTAACAGCAGATCTTGATATCACTTCACCGCAGAAGGTAGATAACTACGAACTCGGAATTCGCGGTGTGTGGAATTCATTACAAGCATCGCTGGCAGGATTTTACAATTACTCAAGTTTAGGATTAGACCTCGTACCACTTCCAGGCTTACAAGGAGGAGCATATCGCATTGTCCGCGCCCCGCAACGAGTTTACGGCGTAGAAGCAACAATCGACTGGCAAGCTGATCAAAACTGGCGCTTGGGTGGAAGTGCGTCTTGGCAAGAAGGAGAAAATGATGAAGACGAAGATGGTGAGTTTTTAGCTTTAAACAGCACCGTCATTGCTCCTTTCAAGCTTACAGCGTATGTTGAACATGAAACCTTACCAGGCTGGCGTAATCGCTTGCAGTTGCTCTATTCTGGAAGCCGGAGTCGCGCGTTTGAAGATGGAGTCGAAGGAGCAGCAATTGAGAGTTATGTAACAGTTGACTACTTTAGTAGTATTAGTCTATTCGGAGGTGAACTACTGATCGGCATTCAGAATTTATTCAATGCCGACTATTTTCCTGTGTTTTCTCAATATTTTGCTCCTATTTACGATCCCCTCAATTACAAAGGACAAGGTAGAACGATTAGTGCAAGTTATCGCATCACTTTTTAA
- a CDS encoding IS982 family transposase: protein MFSLEALFCHVDDFCKAFEAQWHKKLLSHGGIKRNRSKGLCWSEIMTILIAFHQNHYRNFKYFYLNQVKRYWSDAFPGLPSYQRFIEWLPSTLIPLCVYLKHCFGKCTGIGLIDSTSLKVCHNRRIAQHKVFQGLAARGKTSVDWFYGFKLHIVVNELGQLLNVTITPGNVDDRQPVPDLLSQLFGKIFADRGYVSQKLAAQLLEDFGIQFFAKPRRNMKNKLMLLHDKLLSRKRSIIETINDQLKNISQIEHSRHRSPVNFCVNVLCGLIAYCHQPKKPSLQMDWLLSQSA, encoded by the coding sequence ATGTTTAGTTTAGAGGCTTTGTTTTGCCATGTAGATGATTTCTGTAAGGCTTTTGAAGCGCAGTGGCACAAAAAGCTATTAAGTCATGGAGGAATAAAACGTAATCGTTCAAAAGGTCTATGTTGGAGTGAGATAATGACGATACTGATTGCGTTTCATCAGAATCACTACCGAAATTTTAAGTATTTTTATTTGAATCAAGTGAAACGATATTGGAGTGATGCTTTTCCAGGTCTTCCGAGTTATCAAAGATTTATTGAATGGCTACCATCGACCTTGATACCGTTGTGCGTTTACCTCAAGCATTGTTTTGGAAAATGTACAGGTATCGGTTTGATAGATTCGACAAGCTTAAAAGTCTGTCATAATCGACGGATTGCTCAACACAAAGTGTTTCAAGGTTTAGCGGCTCGTGGCAAAACTTCTGTGGACTGGTTTTATGGTTTCAAACTTCATATTGTCGTCAATGAACTTGGTCAACTCTTAAATGTGACTATCACTCCTGGTAATGTTGATGACCGTCAGCCAGTTCCTGATTTACTTAGTCAGCTGTTTGGCAAGATTTTTGCCGATAGAGGTTATGTTTCTCAAAAACTGGCAGCTCAACTTTTAGAAGACTTCGGTATTCAGTTTTTTGCTAAACCTCGGCGCAATATGAAAAACAAGTTGATGCTTCTGCATGACAAGCTTTTATCCCGTAAACGTTCCATTATTGAGACTATTAACGACCAACTCAAGAATATTTCTCAGATTGAACATTCCAGGCACCGTAGTCCTGTGAATTTTTGCGTTAACGTTCTGTGTGGATTAATCGCTTATTGCCATCAACCTAAGAAACCCAGCCTTCAGATGGACTGGCTTTTATCTCAAAGTGCTTAA
- a CDS encoding helix-turn-helix transcriptional regulator has product MTITLLHREYDELWQHSHVIKLEPFETVEECPQQLGNGYQRWILLNGIDLLIHDYEFCDDVVIKLEETSGCIEFGFQVLGHHQYPNRTRSGGQNFVEWGAAKNAIAQKSAGRILQVDIHLDSPELLHYFCTSNSSLPLAIQQLIAGNEQPYDHIGSITPTMKLVLEQILNCPYQGATKQMYLGAKCLELIAMKIAQLSEVNHKTYPRLSRSEIDQIHQAKDIITQNLCDPPSLLSLARQVGLNDCTLKRGFRQVFGTSVFGYLHDRRMEYARKLLEEQAMTITGVAAMVGYANRGHFAAAFRKKFGVSPSHYLSHYRVS; this is encoded by the coding sequence GTGACAATTACGCTTTTGCACAGGGAATACGATGAGTTGTGGCAACACAGTCACGTTATAAAATTAGAGCCTTTTGAAACTGTGGAAGAATGCCCTCAGCAATTGGGTAATGGCTATCAACGATGGATCTTGTTGAATGGAATTGATTTATTAATTCACGACTACGAATTTTGTGATGATGTTGTTATAAAGTTAGAGGAAACTTCTGGTTGTATCGAATTTGGATTTCAAGTGTTGGGTCATCACCAATACCCCAATCGCACCCGAAGTGGCGGACAAAATTTTGTGGAGTGGGGTGCTGCAAAAAATGCGATCGCCCAAAAGTCAGCAGGGAGAATTTTGCAAGTAGACATTCATCTTGACTCACCTGAACTACTACACTACTTTTGTACCTCTAACTCGTCCCTACCTTTAGCGATTCAGCAGCTAATCGCAGGTAACGAACAGCCATACGATCATATCGGTAGCATCACACCCACAATGAAATTGGTGCTTGAGCAGATTCTTAACTGTCCCTATCAAGGCGCAACAAAACAGATGTATCTTGGGGCAAAATGTTTAGAACTGATCGCGATGAAAATTGCGCAACTGAGTGAAGTTAACCATAAGACTTATCCCCGTTTAAGCCGTAGCGAAATTGACCAAATTCATCAAGCAAAGGACATTATCACGCAGAATTTGTGCGATCCACCTTCTTTGCTTTCATTAGCACGGCAAGTTGGGTTGAATGACTGTACATTGAAACGCGGGTTTCGCCAAGTCTTTGGTACAAGCGTTTTTGGTTACTTACACGATCGCCGGATGGAATACGCGCGTAAACTACTAGAAGAACAAGCAATGACAATTACAGGTGTCGCGGCGATGGTTGGTTATGCCAATCGCGGACATTTCGCGGCTGCGTTTCGCAAAAAGTTTGGCGTGAGTCCGAGTCATTATTTATCGCACTATCGAGTAAGTTAA